The following are encoded in a window of Elusimicrobiota bacterium genomic DNA:
- a CDS encoding O-antigen ligase family protein, with the protein MSLVINFFILLQVVILPLIFYTPAKDHFIVKDVIFHVISFSIVLFYFAGLFINKTSGKRLGSIYVLGITAFLLILVLSFLNAAYWVLSARVFLTYMFYCMTAVVVAQGVDSGTIKTVVMIRTIICASAIVASYGILQYLGIDFLAWQTSFGQRPGATFGNPNFSAGYIMLTLPLAVGVLVEGFVQKKRLGGTNIFMLVCAVLIAAYFFITRTRGAWLAFISGSVVVFFVYCVVYKKWRVAVLAGLVFCVLLTSMVLYGKKVFGNTDASVVERVFKWRTAMEMVRSNPLTGIGLGNLKVNFALYQARVRDKAGFKLRGTSESNVHNDYLQLAAEAGIPGLMGYLVMFSAVYIGVLHKLVSKESKKTVVAQNKFGLWFSLAAVVMFNLYSFNNFPLSIVPTGFIVFVLIGILVSDRAYCDITGDVAGNKKDMADRNTGFIGAGIAVITIFFAVFYGLPQIRAEVHRSNGDGYRNLGDYNSAAKEYLRALKLDYYRSEFTAYDLGMAYVKLGDYRSAIKAFETSVNLRNYGEVYNDIGNCYYLLGNNVLAAKNWEVALKLYLPNEEDQQQVLLNLARVKPKK; encoded by the coding sequence TTGTCATTGGTAATTAATTTCTTTATACTGTTGCAGGTTGTAATACTCCCGCTGATTTTTTATACTCCGGCGAAAGATCATTTTATTGTTAAAGATGTGATATTCCATGTTATATCCTTTTCTATAGTTTTGTTTTATTTCGCGGGATTGTTTATTAATAAAACTTCAGGGAAACGGTTGGGGAGTATTTATGTACTTGGGATAACCGCGTTTTTGTTGATATTAGTACTATCTTTTCTTAATGCTGCGTATTGGGTGTTAAGCGCACGGGTTTTTCTTACATACATGTTTTATTGTATGACTGCCGTAGTAGTGGCACAGGGAGTGGATTCCGGAACAATAAAGACTGTGGTTATGATACGTACAATAATTTGTGCATCCGCGATAGTTGCATCGTACGGTATACTGCAGTATCTTGGGATTGATTTTCTTGCGTGGCAAACATCTTTTGGCCAGCGGCCTGGTGCAACATTCGGGAATCCAAATTTCTCTGCTGGATATATAATGCTCACCCTGCCGTTAGCGGTGGGTGTTTTAGTGGAAGGTTTTGTACAAAAAAAACGTCTGGGTGGAACTAATATATTTATGTTAGTATGCGCGGTATTGATCGCAGCGTATTTTTTTATCACCCGAACCCGCGGTGCGTGGTTGGCATTTATCTCCGGAAGCGTGGTTGTGTTTTTTGTTTATTGCGTAGTATACAAAAAGTGGAGGGTTGCGGTTCTTGCGGGATTAGTGTTTTGTGTGTTACTGACATCCATGGTGTTATACGGGAAAAAAGTTTTTGGGAATACCGATGCGTCAGTAGTTGAACGCGTATTTAAGTGGCGGACTGCTATGGAAATGGTGAGGAGTAATCCGTTAACCGGAATAGGGTTGGGGAATCTTAAGGTAAACTTTGCGTTGTACCAGGCGAGGGTACGGGATAAGGCGGGATTTAAACTGCGCGGGACAAGTGAAAGTAATGTTCATAACGATTATCTGCAGTTAGCTGCTGAAGCGGGAATACCCGGGCTTATGGGGTATCTTGTAATGTTTAGTGCTGTATATATAGGAGTATTGCATAAACTGGTATCCAAGGAAAGCAAGAAGACGGTAGTAGCTCAGAATAAGTTTGGGTTATGGTTTTCATTAGCTGCGGTTGTTATGTTCAATCTGTACTCGTTTAATAATTTTCCGTTATCCATTGTACCAACGGGGTTCATAGTGTTTGTATTAATAGGGATTCTTGTTTCTGATAGAGCGTACTGTGATATTACTGGTGATGTCGCAGGGAATAAGAAAGATATGGCTGATCGTAATACTGGATTCATAGGTGCAGGTATTGCGGTGATTACCATATTTTTTGCAGTATTCTACGGACTGCCTCAAATACGGGCTGAGGTACACAGAAGTAATGGGGATGGGTATCGTAATCTTGGGGATTATAACAGTGCTGCTAAGGAGTATTTACGGGCATTAAAACTTGATTATTACCGGTCTGAGTTCACAGCCTATGATCTTGGGATGGCTTATGTAAAACTCGGGGATTATCGTTCAGCAATAAAGGCGTTTGAGACGTCTGTAAACCTGAGGAATTATGGTGAGGTGTATAACGATATTGGGAACTGCTATTACCTTCTTGGGAATAATGTGCTTGCCGCAAAAAACTGGGAAGTTGCGTTGAAATTGTATCTTCCAAATGAAGAGGATCAGCAACAGGTATTGCTGAATCTTGCGCGGGTTAAACCCAAAAAATAG
- a CDS encoding phosphoglucomutase/phosphomannomutase family protein: MIKFGTSGWRAVIGEEFNIDNVRVVVSAIANYVIKNHKSDKRVADKKSIPQVVIGYDTRFLSDKFARTAAEVLAGNNIKALFCVRDVPTPVVGYEIVRRKIDGGINFTASHNPSDYNGIKFSPSWGGPALPEVTKEIENSCQKILSKRNGNGVKSMSWDEGLRERLIEEIDPRSVFLKRIEKFVDYDTIKKAKLRVGADFLYGTGRGYLDTALQDAGCKVHTLHFWRDVLFGGKTPEPSEENLAELYELMKTEKCVIGLSVDGDADRFGILDTDGTYIVPNQVLAVLLYFLKETRKWDGVVARTVMTSHFVDAVANKYGIPVRETPVGFKFIGEVMESEPMIIGGEESGGLTIKGHIPEKDGVLACLLMAELRAWAKKPITAVINELYKKVGYFYTDRINFRLDSERVAKLSAKLKAAPPKEVLGIKVAKLNTMDGFKFILTDGSWFGLRLSGTEPVVRYYIETNSAVKLKKLHVLGEHLVNCHW, from the coding sequence ATGATAAAGTTTGGTACTTCCGGCTGGAGAGCGGTTATCGGAGAAGAGTTTAATATCGATAACGTAAGGGTTGTAGTCAGTGCAATTGCGAATTATGTTATTAAGAACCACAAAAGTGATAAACGTGTTGCTGATAAAAAAAGTATTCCCCAGGTGGTGATTGGTTATGATACACGCTTTCTTTCGGATAAATTTGCGCGTACTGCAGCGGAAGTGCTGGCAGGAAATAATATTAAAGCATTGTTTTGCGTGAGAGATGTTCCGACACCGGTAGTGGGATACGAAATTGTCCGGCGTAAAATCGATGGGGGAATTAATTTTACAGCATCACATAATCCGTCGGATTATAATGGGATAAAGTTTTCACCGTCATGGGGCGGGCCGGCATTGCCTGAGGTTACAAAAGAAATTGAAAATAGTTGCCAAAAAATATTGAGTAAACGAAACGGTAATGGTGTTAAATCAATGTCCTGGGATGAGGGTTTGAGGGAGAGGTTAATCGAAGAAATTGATCCGCGAAGCGTGTTTCTTAAACGTATAGAAAAGTTTGTGGATTATGACACGATAAAGAAAGCTAAACTCAGGGTAGGAGCGGATTTTCTTTATGGTACCGGCAGAGGGTATCTTGATACTGCATTACAGGATGCGGGATGTAAAGTTCATACGCTGCATTTCTGGCGGGATGTGTTATTTGGCGGGAAGACACCGGAACCTAGTGAAGAAAATCTTGCGGAACTATATGAATTAATGAAAACCGAGAAATGCGTTATAGGTTTAAGTGTTGATGGTGATGCGGACCGGTTTGGTATTCTTGATACTGACGGGACGTATATCGTACCGAACCAGGTACTTGCAGTGCTGCTGTATTTTCTTAAGGAAACAAGAAAATGGGATGGCGTTGTTGCACGGACTGTTATGACAAGCCATTTTGTTGATGCTGTAGCTAATAAATACGGGATACCTGTACGTGAAACACCAGTGGGATTTAAGTTTATAGGTGAAGTAATGGAATCTGAACCTATGATCATTGGAGGGGAAGAGTCCGGTGGGTTGACTATAAAAGGACATATACCCGAGAAAGACGGTGTGCTAGCGTGTTTATTAATGGCGGAACTGCGTGCATGGGCAAAAAAACCGATTACCGCTGTCATAAATGAGTTATACAAAAAAGTTGGGTATTTTTATACTGACCGCATAAATTTCAGGTTGGATTCCGAGCGGGTGGCTAAATTATCGGCTAAACTTAAAGCTGCACCGCCAAAGGAAGTGTTGGGTATTAAAGTTGCTAAACTTAATACTATGGACGGATTTAAGTTTATCCTTACCGACGGGAGTTGGTTCGGGTTAAGGTTATCCGGTACGGAGCCTGTAGTGCGGTATTATATAGAAACTAATTCTGCGGTAAAACTTAAAAAACTGCATGTACTCGGGGAACATTTAGTAAATTGTCATTGGTAA